A genomic window from Parasteatoda tepidariorum isolate YZ-2023 chromosome 10, CAS_Ptep_4.0, whole genome shotgun sequence includes:
- the LOC107457420 gene encoding GTP-binding protein REM 2, whose amino-acid sequence MTPVSDFRKMSLLPDMLSVARSQSDTSYDGLATALLQKRGRRCSEWVGKDDRKMILRPLQLNGGDHREHNGLLYRRLSRASPKTHPETTTPELVSRSYSVKSVKKLAESRQRHRGSSIPSDTTQSGGVKVKERTVSNRSLPLPGDETDYCRLRNFSITSKGVVNRGDSFRCKSNPRFADSEEKTVKRKDTVEDASPLRNEQKELSVPKKSYRVLLVGASGVGKSSMWKQFLTSEYICADEVSSDQEVDRAVTVILNTEESQMEFDKQTFHEGTTVFPKSENSETDAYVIVYSVTDRKSYSLARHILCLMEKCIDTKAVILCGNKTDLARLRVVSTDEGKSLAKDRGCKFIEISVVINHQVDELLVGTLSQIRIKAKVAEKLKKKRDSQSGNRRSSIYSGSKASGVLKKILRKACMKSKSCDNLHVL is encoded by the exons ATGACACCAGTGTCGGACTTTAGGAAAATGTCACTTTTGCCCGATATGTTATCCGTTGCTAGAAGCCAATCTGATACGTCCTATGATGGATTAGCAACAGCTCTTTTGCAAAAAAGAGGAAGGCGATGCAGTGAATGGGTTGGCAAAGACGacagaaaaatgattttgagaCCACTGCAACTGAATGGTGGTGACCACAGAGAGCACAATGGTCTCCTCTACAGGAGACTGTCCAGAGCTTCGCCCAAGACTCATCCAGAGACCACAACTCCAGAACTAGTCTCTAGGTCCTATTCAGTGAAATCTGTTAAGAAGCTTGCGGAGTCCAGGCAGAGGCATAGAGGTTCAAGCATACCTAGTGATACAACTCAAAGTGGAGGTGTCAAGGTGAAGGAACGGACTGTGTCCAACCGATCTCTTCCTCTTCCTGGTGATGAGACAGATTACTGCAGGCTGAGAAATTTTAGTATAACTTCTAAGGGAGTCGTCAACAGGGGTGACTCATTTCGATGCAAATCGAATCCACGTTTTGCTGATTCAGAGGAGAAGACCGTGAAAAGAAAAGACACCGTTGAAGATGCGTCACCCCTGAGGAACGAACAAAAGGAATTGTCAGTACCAAAGAAATCGTATCGAGTTCTTCTCGTGGGTGCATCAGGAGTAGGGAAATCTTCTATGTGGAAACAGTTTCTAACGTCAGAATATATTTGCGCTGATGAGGTTTCTAGCG atcaaGAAGTAGACAGAGCAGTAACAGTTATTCTAAATACAGAAGAATCTCAGATGGAATTTGATAAGCAAACGTTTCATGAAGGAACt actGTATTTCCTAAATCTGAAAATTCTGAAACTGACGCTTACGTGATAGTCTACTCAGTGACGGACAGGAAAAGTTACTCACTAGCGAGACACATCCTTTGCCTTATGGAGAAATGTATTGATACAAAAGCAGTAATTCTGTGTGGAAATAAAACGGATCTTGCACGTTTGAGAGTAGTTTCTACTGATG aAGGAAAGTCGCTGGCAAAAGATCGTGGGTGCAAATTTATAGAGATATCTGTTGTTATCAATCATCAAGTTGATGAACTCCTAGTTGGAACACTATCTCAAATCCGCATCAAGGCCAAGGTGgcggaaaaactaaaaaagaaacgaGATTCCCAATCTGGCAACAGGAGATCTTCCATTTATTCCGGTTCTAAGGCATCAGgagtgttgaaaaaaattttgagaaaagcgTGTATGAAATCTAAGTCGTGTGACAATTTGCATGTTCTCTAA